In Alkalihalobacillus sp. FSL W8-0930, a single window of DNA contains:
- a CDS encoding ROK family transcriptional regulator, with the protein MTQFFSKLSREQMKTFNQKVILKLLKEHGVLSKAQLSKISQLTVPAVTGIIQTLMQSQLIEEIGPTKTSRGRFPSTYKVRSDGIHILAFTIATTFAKAAVINLEGEIKEICQTTLPKHVTSEQALSYVEKLVQQCKPDQYQIIGMGAGLHGIVDTKKGILVFPPQLSWRSFPILEELEKRFSYPVLIDNDCNALVLAERWFGQAKEGETTVTLNVDYGIGAGIYMNRSLFRGSHSAAGQIGHSIINEDGLDCPCGNRGCLEMHASEPSIVRELKTKIDSGLTSISTDLAGDVLSIQIQHIYEAALLNDELAISLLSRAGALTGKAASSLVNILNPDRIILSGGILKSNHTFFEPFQTAIQVASIQTNSAKLEIVKSNLGDHADVIGAASLWIDQLFDSSVPLESIINHTSTLSEQ; encoded by the coding sequence ATGACACAATTCTTCTCAAAGCTGAGCAGAGAACAAATGAAAACCTTTAATCAAAAGGTGATCTTAAAGCTTTTAAAGGAACATGGCGTTCTCTCAAAAGCTCAGCTATCAAAAATAAGTCAACTAACTGTACCAGCTGTCACGGGAATCATTCAAACCTTGATGCAAAGCCAATTAATAGAAGAGATCGGTCCCACCAAAACAAGCAGAGGGAGATTCCCATCGACCTATAAAGTTCGTTCAGATGGTATTCATATACTAGCTTTTACCATAGCCACTACATTTGCTAAAGCAGCCGTCATTAATCTGGAAGGCGAAATCAAAGAAATATGTCAGACCACGTTACCAAAACATGTGACGTCTGAGCAGGCACTTAGTTATGTTGAAAAGCTTGTCCAACAGTGCAAGCCTGATCAGTATCAGATTATTGGAATGGGTGCAGGACTCCACGGCATTGTTGACACCAAAAAGGGAATTCTTGTATTTCCTCCGCAGCTTTCTTGGAGGTCTTTTCCGATACTAGAAGAGCTAGAAAAACGATTTTCTTACCCGGTCTTAATTGATAACGACTGTAATGCGCTTGTACTCGCTGAAAGGTGGTTTGGTCAAGCAAAGGAAGGGGAAACTACTGTTACGTTAAATGTTGATTACGGAATTGGCGCAGGAATCTATATGAATAGAAGCTTGTTTAGAGGTTCGCACAGCGCGGCTGGGCAAATTGGTCATTCGATCATAAATGAAGATGGGCTGGATTGCCCCTGCGGAAACAGAGGATGTTTGGAGATGCATGCAAGTGAGCCATCCATTGTTCGAGAACTAAAGACAAAGATCGATTCTGGTTTAACCTCAATCTCAACAGATTTAGCTGGTGATGTTCTCTCCATTCAAATCCAGCATATTTATGAAGCTGCATTATTAAATGATGAATTAGCTATCTCATTACTATCAAGAGCTGGCGCACTCACAGGTAAAGCAGCGTCAAGCCTGGTCAATATCCTTAATCCTGACAGGATAATTCTATCCGGTGGGATCCTAAAATCAAATCATACTTTTTTTGAACCATTCCAAACAGCCATTCAGGTTGCTTCCATTCAGACCAATTCAGCAAAACTTGAAATCGTAAAATCCAACCTTGGAGATCATGCAGATGTTATAGGAGCTGCTTCTCTGTGGATTGATCAACTCTTTGATAGCTCAGTGCCCTTGGAATCAATCATTAACCATACATCAACCCTTAGTGAGCAGTAA